A window from Shewanella livingstonensis encodes these proteins:
- a CDS encoding 3-deoxy-7-phosphoheptulonate synthase encodes MTIKTDELRTTLLSKVISPAQLASEYPLTQDAADYLVAQRREVEAIIAGEDQRLLVIIGPCSIHDTKAALEYAERLSALHHELKDDLCILMRVYFEKPRTIVGWKGLISDPDLDGSFSPNKGLRMARQLLQQITELKLPIATEFLDMVNGQYIADLITWGAIGARTTESQIHREMASALSCPVGFKNGTDGNINIAVDAVRAAQAPHIFYSPDKDGAMAVYRTHGNPFGHIILRGGKTPNYSADDIEVARAQLEQVGVTQRMVVDFSHGNSEKQHKNQLNVADSIIAQLRSGSTAIAGIMAESFMIEGNQKVVKGEPLVYGQSITDACLHWADSEKLLRDLAQASKERKALLAK; translated from the coding sequence ATGACAATTAAAACAGATGAACTACGAACTACCCTTTTAAGCAAAGTCATTTCACCCGCTCAGCTGGCATCAGAATACCCTTTGACTCAAGATGCAGCAGATTATCTTGTCGCCCAGCGCCGAGAAGTTGAAGCGATTATTGCCGGCGAAGACCAACGCTTATTAGTGATTATTGGACCGTGCTCAATCCATGACACTAAAGCCGCACTCGAATATGCAGAGCGCTTATCGGCATTACACCACGAGTTAAAAGATGACTTATGCATTTTAATGCGTGTCTACTTTGAAAAACCTCGTACTATTGTTGGTTGGAAAGGATTAATTTCTGATCCCGATTTAGACGGCAGTTTTAGCCCAAATAAAGGCTTGCGCATGGCGCGTCAGTTATTACAACAAATCACTGAACTCAAGTTACCTATTGCCACGGAATTTTTAGACATGGTGAACGGTCAGTACATTGCAGACCTTATTACCTGGGGCGCCATTGGTGCTCGCACTACAGAAAGTCAAATTCACCGTGAAATGGCTTCTGCTTTATCTTGTCCTGTTGGTTTTAAAAATGGTACTGATGGCAATATCAATATCGCAGTTGATGCTGTTCGCGCAGCACAAGCACCGCATATTTTTTATTCCCCAGATAAAGATGGCGCTATGGCGGTTTATCGTACTCATGGCAACCCATTTGGGCATATTATTTTACGTGGTGGTAAAACGCCTAATTATTCAGCCGATGATATTGAAGTCGCGCGTGCCCAGCTTGAACAAGTTGGCGTAACACAACGCATGGTGGTTGATTTTAGCCATGGCAATAGTGAAAAGCAGCACAAAAACCAATTGAATGTTGCCGATAGCATCATCGCGCAGCTACGCAGTGGTAGTACCGCCATTGCCGGGATTATGGCAGAAAGCTTTATGATTGAAGGTAATCAGAAAGTCGTTAAAGGCGAGCCTTTAGTTTATGGCCAAAGTATTACCGATGCCTGTTTACATTGGGCTGACTCTGAAAAACTGTTGCGCGATTTAGCTCAAGCATCGAAAGAACGTAAAGCATTACTTGCAAAATAA
- the ppsR gene encoding posphoenolpyruvate synthetase regulatory kinase/phosphorylase PpsR: MTPKVFYISDGTAITAEVFGHAVLSQFPIEFEALTIPFVETIQKAQKVKQQINDCFITTGERPLVFHSIINPEIRNVIFSSECVDYDFLNTFVAPLEQHLGVQAKPLLHRTHGKSNHGYETRIDAINYTMENDDGQTMKHMDKADIILLGVSRCGKTPSSLYLSMQFGIKAANYPFTEDDMDNLHLPEALKRNKSKLFGLTIDPHRLHEIRQSRMENSRYSSLRQCRLEVKEVEMMYKKERIPFVNTTNHSVEEIATKILDMTGLERHMF; this comes from the coding sequence ATGACACCAAAAGTATTCTACATTTCAGATGGGACCGCGATCACAGCAGAGGTTTTTGGTCATGCCGTACTATCGCAATTTCCTATAGAATTTGAAGCACTTACGATTCCATTTGTGGAAACAATTCAAAAAGCCCAAAAAGTTAAGCAACAAATAAATGATTGTTTTATTACAACAGGCGAAAGACCACTTGTGTTCCACTCGATCATTAATCCAGAAATTCGCAATGTGATTTTTTCGAGTGAATGTGTTGATTACGACTTTTTGAACACCTTTGTTGCGCCACTCGAACAACACTTAGGTGTGCAAGCTAAACCTTTATTGCACAGAACTCATGGTAAAAGTAACCACGGTTACGAAACCCGTATAGATGCAATTAACTACACTATGGAAAATGATGACGGTCAAACCATGAAACATATGGATAAAGCCGACATTATTTTATTAGGCGTGTCGCGTTGCGGTAAAACCCCATCAAGCTTATATCTGTCAATGCAGTTTGGTATAAAGGCGGCAAACTACCCTTTTACTGAAGATGACATGGACAATCTGCATTTGCCTGAAGCATTGAAGCGCAATAAGTCTAAATTATTTGGCTTAACAATAGACCCGCATCGCTTACATGAAATTCGTCAAAGTCGCATGGAAAACAGCCGTTATTCATCATTAAGACAGTGTCGACTTGAAGTAAAAGAAGTCGAGATGATGTATAAAAAAGAGCGTATTCCGTTTGTGAATACCACGAATCATTCGGTTGAAGAAATTGCCACAAAAATTCTCGATATGACCGGTTTAGAACGCCATATGTTCTAA